In Portunus trituberculatus isolate SZX2019 chromosome 22, ASM1759143v1, whole genome shotgun sequence, one DNA window encodes the following:
- the LOC123507439 gene encoding LOW QUALITY PROTEIN: nardilysin-like (The sequence of the model RefSeq protein was modified relative to this genomic sequence to represent the inferred CDS: inserted 1 base in 1 codon; deleted 3 bases in 2 codons; substituted 1 base at 1 genomic stop codon) → MRNLVKAADGTVGDETPPSPHLPATCQMLDTPIKSRCDKKEYRVIKLENGLTALLVSDINRIQHSEEEEEDEDSDESEDDDDLEDEESDMETEDEEEEEEEEGGKDCKQKLLDTTKYLAAFLTVGVGSFEDPEHIPGLMHFLEHMVFMGSEKFPKENDFDFFITKHGGHDNAHTDMEHTTFYFEVQERHLAGGLDRFAQFFISPLMKQEAMEREREAVHSEFQMALPEDAYRVQQIFGTFATEGHPMGKFTWGNETTLNTGIPDEXLHTKLHELRLKYYSGHYMTLAVQARLSLDALQELVCNIFSQVPNNKLARPSYTHLEFPFPVDKFHCLCRVVPTKEEHNVEVKWALPSLLSHYQTKPLHYISHLLGHEGQGSILSFLKKKVWASELYSGNDESGFEHNSTYAIMSISVDLTDEGFANLKRXVLCVIFQYLAMLREAGPIERVFREIQQIEKLKFEYAEEMSTVENVENLSEAMQLYPPAHYLTGEALQDHYDPKIIKECLDVLLPETCNIIISSKTQEDLCHQTEKWFGTKYCTGEIPKAWEERWATLPSNPDLFIPTPNVFIPDNFDLQEAEKDVPEYPECLLEDERGRLWFRQDVKFQLPRTYCYIYFLSDVTVKSPRMAALQDLFLSLFEQQVMEDVYPANMAQYVYSFLSGNQGLLLKVHGFNQKLPEILDLLLDNIENFGKTLDEKTFLEMRQQHIKGYYSSVLKPDKLRNDLRLGVLQDVHWTRLQKLKETKTATIKDILEEFVPHVLSPSSVRVLVQGNNTREDAKELYGLVKKRLRPPPEEPLMELCTNELAKGAWAMRAKAVNPANTNSSIISYYQHKQGSLKLEVMHEFIDMVMEGPVFDQLRTKEQLGYHVHCTNHNTYGILGLSITVNTQANKFSASHVDQRIDAFVAEFVKTVKNMGSAEVAELKETLTSMKQTIDLTLKEEVDRNWSEIVHGEYLFDRLKKQVGLIEEFTHKEVVECLQELMSAKSPHYKKLSVQVVGASEPESGAPPSLDALLDKDGVVDFLLPEEGEESCVPKEHFITDIAAFKDKLKLYPPTKLM, encoded by the exons atgaggaaccTAGTTAAAGCCGCAGATGGCACAGTGGGAGACGAGACACCACCTAGTCCTCATCTCCCCGCCACCTGTCAAATGCTAGACACGCCAATCAAGTCCAGGTGTGACAAGAAGGAGTACAG GGTTATCAAGCTTGAGAACGGCCTCACAGCGCTTCTTGTGTCCGACATCAACAGGATACAAcattctgaggaggaggaagaagatgaag ATTCTGACGAATCGGAAGATGACGACGACTTGGAGGATGAAGAGTCAGATATGGAGactgaagatgaggaggaggaggaggaggaggaaggagggaaggattgcAAACAGAAACTGTTAGACACCACAAAGTATCTG GCTGCA TTCCTGACAGTTGGTGTGGGCAGCTTTGAGGATCCTGAGCACATCCCTGGCCTCATGCATTTCCTGGAGCATATGGTTTTCATGGGCTCAGAAAAATTCCCTAAGGAGAACGACTTTGATTTCTTCATCACG AAGCACGGAGGCCACGACAATGCCCACACAGACATGGAACATACCACCTTCTACTTTGAGGTGCAGGAACGTCACTTGGCAGGCGGTCTGGATAGATTTGCCCAGTTTTTCATCAGCCCTCTCATGAAGCAGGAAgccatggagagggagagggaggctgtGCATAGTG AATTCCAAATGGCCCTGCCTGAGGATGCTTACAGAGTGCAGCAAATCTTT GGAACCTTTGCCACGGAGGGACACCCAATGGGGAAGTTCACTTGGGGCAACGAGACAACGCTGAACACTGGCATCCCTGACG GCTTGCACACTAAGCTACATGAACTGCGCCTCAAGTATTACTCTGGCCACTACATGACATTAGCAGTGCAGGCCAGGCTGTCCCTCGATGCCCTGCAGGAACTAGTCTGCAATATATTCTCCCAG GTCCCAAACAACAAGCTGGCCAGACCGTCCTACACACACCTTGAGTTCCCCTTCCCTGTGGACAAGTTTCACTGCCTGTGTCGTGTTGTGCCCACCAAAGAGGAACACAACGTGGAGGTGAAATGggccttaccttccctcctttcccactACCAGACCAAGCCCCTGCACTACATATCTCACCTCCTGGGACATGAAGGCCAGGgctccattctttcattcctcaaaAAGAA AGTGTGGGCGTCAGAGCTGTACTCGGGCAATGATGAGTCTGGCTTTGAGCACAACAGTACCTATGCCATCATGAGTATAAGTGTTGACCTCACTGATGAAGGATTCGCTAACTTGAAGAGGTGA GTTCTGTGTGTCATCTTCCAATACTTGGCCATGTTACGAGAGGCTGGCCCCATTGAGAGAGTCTTCAGGGAGATACAGCAGATAGAGAAGCTCAAGTTTGAATATGCCGAGGAAATGTCAACGGTGGAGAATGTGGAGAACTTATCAGAGGCAATGCAGCTTTATCCACCTGCCCACTATCTCACTGGAGAGGCTCTACAGGACCACTATGACCCCAAG ATCATAAAGGAATGTCTCGATGTGTTGCTTCCCGAGACTTGTAACATTATCATCAGCTCCAAGACACAGGAGGACCTTTGCCACCAGACTGAGAAGTGGTTTGGCACCAAGTATTGCACTGGAG AAATCCCCAAGGCGTGGGAGGAGCGATGGGCCACCCTCCCCTCTAATCCAGACCTGTTCATCCCCACCCCAAACGTCTTCATTCCCGACAACTTTGACCTTCAGGAAGCAGAGAAGGATGTCCCAGAATACCCTGAGTGTCTGctggaggatgagagaggaaggcttTGGTTCAGGCAGGATGTCAAGTTTCAGCTGCCAAGAACTTACTGTTACATTTATTTCCTCAGCGACGTCACTGTCAAGTCTCCGAGAAT GGCGGCACTGCAGGACCTGTTTCTGAGTCTGTTTGAGCAGCAGGTGATGGAGGACGTGTACCCGGCTAACATGGCCCAGTACGTCTACTCCTTCCTCAGTGGCAACCAAGGCCTTCTCCTCAAAGTCCATGGATTCAACCAGAAGCTGCCG GAAATTCTTGACCTGCTGCTGGACAACATTGAGAACTTTGGCAAGACCCTTGATGAGAAGACTTTCCTGGAGATGCGACAGCAGCACATCAAAGGTTACTACAGCAGTGTCCTCAAGCCAGACAAATTGCGCAA TGACCTGCGACTAGGTGTTCTGCAGGATGTTCACTGGACACGCCTGCAGAAACTTAAAGAGACCAAGACAGCTACTATCAAAGACATTCTGGAGGAGTTTGTCCCTCACGTGTTGTCCCCAAGTAGTGTTCGGGTTCTGGTCCAG GGGAACAACACAAGGGAGGACGCCAAGGAACTGTATGGGCTGGTGAAGAAAAGGTTACGTCCACCACCTGAAGAGCCACTCATGGAG CTGTGCACCAATGAGCTGGCCAAGGGTGCCTGGGCAATGAGGGCCAAGGCTGTCAATCCTGCCAACACCAACTCTTCCATAATCAGCTACTACCAGCACAAACAGGGCTCACTCAAACTGGAGGTGATGCACGAGTTTATTGAT ATGGTGATGGAGGGACCAGTGTTTGACCAGCTGCGGACCAAGGAACAGCTGGGTTACCACGTTCACTGCACCAACCACAACACTTATGGCATCCTGGGACTCTCCATCACTGTCAACACTCAGGCTAACAAGTTCAG CGCCTCACATGTGGACCAAAGAATTGATGCATTTGTGGCGGAGTTTGTGAAGACAGTGAAGAACATGGGATCAGCAGAGGTGGCTGAGCTGAAGGAGACTCTCACCAGTATGAAGCAAACTATTGATCTCACGCTGAAGGAAGAGGTCGACCGTAACTGGAGTGAGATTGTCCATGGGGAGTACCTCTTTGACCGGCTCAAGAAACAG GTTGGTTTGATTGAGGAGTTCACAcacaaggaggtggtggagtgcCTGCAGGAGTTAATGAGTGCCAAGTCACCACACTACAAGAAGCTGAGTGTGCAGGTTGTGGGTGCCAGTGAGCCGGAGTCTGGTGCACCTCCATCACTAGATGCCCTGCTGG ACAAAGATGGTGTTGTGGACTTCTTGCTGcctgaggagggagaagagagctGTGTCCCCAAGGAGCACTTCATCACAGACATCGCTGCCTTCAAGGACAAACTCAAGCTTTACCCGCCCACCAAGTTAATGTAG
- the LOC123507437 gene encoding 5-demethoxyubiquinone hydroxylase, mitochondrial-like — translation MYQCRPLVVASLRLYSTKAAHIKQTRDRIIRVDHAGELGADRIYAGQMAVLGKTSVGPVIQHMWDQEKEHKAKFEELVPKYRVRPTVLLPIWNVAGFALGAGTALLGREAAMACTVAVESVITDHYNSQLRELINLGEEENKELIEVIKKFRDDEMDHHDTGLANDAEQAPAYTVLSNVIKTGCKAAVWLSERI, via the exons ATGTACCAGTGTCGGCCCCTAGTAGTCGCCAGCCTGCGTCTCTACAGCACCAAGGCAGCACACATCAAGCAGACCAGAGACAGAATCATCCGAGTGGACCATGCTGGAGAGCTTGGGGCTGACCGGATCTATGCTGGACAGATGGCAGTGCTAG GCAAGACAAGTGTTGGGCCAGTCATCCAGCACATGTGGGACCAAGAGAAGGAGCACAAGGCCAAGTTTGAGGAGCTGGTACCCAAATACAGAGTGCGACCCACTGTTCTCCTCCCCATCTGGAATGTTGCTGGCTTTGCCCTCGGTGCAG GGACAGCATTACTTGGGCGAGAGGCAGCCATGGCGTGCACAGTGGCTGTAGAGTCTGTCATCACCGACCATTACAACTCCCAACTGCGAGAACTCATCAATCTTggcgaggaggagaacaaggaactAATAGAAGTCATCAAGAAATTCCGTGATGATGAAATGGACCATCACGACACAGGCCTGGCTAATGATGCTGAACAGGCCCCAGCTTACACTGTCCTGAGCAATGTGATCAAGACAGGGTGCAAGGCAGCGGTGTGGCTGTCCGAGAGAATCTAG